The Miscanthus floridulus cultivar M001 chromosome 17, ASM1932011v1, whole genome shotgun sequence genome has a window encoding:
- the LOC136515915 gene encoding zinc finger BED domain-containing protein RICESLEEPER 1-like: MTDEDGLLPVGLAPEGENDDDTRADAAALFGIDLGDGSAASIDVDADGGEGATTTANSNGSAPSVAGTGNNSKRKSPVWANFEEIYEVINGSRICTKAVYKMCKSTLFARSAAGTGHLRRHQKSCRIKTDQRARVQSRLSYNPDGSVYNWDYKPEVARSELCRLIAKLDLPLGIGETDAWEEYIVRAHNPRFVKTFGLKKVIGFRLIEVKHTCENIAEKVACVIEEFGLPDKVFSVTLDNASSNVKTIETLTPMFAGYLGFEPAPTPSDPNKVKYHLVHQCCACHIINLIVKSGLKRFKPYTENFRTAINFLNSSNQRIALFKNFYIAKGVRPRKFGLDMDVRWNAIYLMLKHLLPYNDVFSVFINSNYGSTLLTAGHWYIADKILEFLEVFYDSTVTLSDVYYPTSPLILHHLLDIITHLHESSKDQNLFSIVYPMKLKYLKYWKDIPLLYSFAFILDPRGKMRGFFNVLIIMQQKTGFDYSSYYGIVKTEIFKLFNKYEEKFGAARSQRRAAQPASITGKRKQAWGRIFGGPGASGVVGPSPVSAPSPSLSTSAAACELSAYLDSDNVTAYEDDFDLLLWWRDHKLTYPVLSIMARDIMSVPVSTVSSESYFSLTGKILEERRRRLLPEHVEMLACIKDWELGERRLQHDVVNQELVDSFEHLYLDEDASTSGAPSTSTSASVASTSGGS; this comes from the exons ATGACCGACGAGGATGGCCTCCTGCCGGTTGGCCTGGCCCCAGAGGGCGAGAACGACGACGACACTCGAGCCGACGCTGCTGCGTTGTTCGGTATCGATCTTGGGGACGGCTCTGCTGCTTCGATCGATGTGGACGCGGATGGTGGCGAAGGGGCGACGACGACTGCGAACTCCAACGGCTCTGCTCCATCGGTTGCTGGTACAGGTAACAATAGTAAGCGCAAATCGCCTGTGTGGGCTAATTTTGAGGAGATCTATGAGGTTATTAATGGTTCTAGAATTTGCACCAAGGCTGTTTATAAGATGTGCAAATCTACCTTGTTTGCTAGATCTGCTGCTGGCACCGGTCACTTAAGAAGGCACCAAAAATCATGTAGGATTAAAACTGATCAACGTGCTAGGGTTCAATCTAGGCTTTCAtacaatcctgatggttctgttTATAACTGGGATTATAAACCTGAAGTTGCTAGATCTGAATTATGTCGTTTGATTGCTAAGCTTGATCTGCCTTTAGGAATTGGTGAGACTGATGCTTGGGAAGAATACATTGTTAGAGCTCATAATCCTAGGTTTGTTAAG acatttggtctg AAAAAGGTAATTGGTTTCCGCTTGATTGAGGTAAAACATACTTGTGAGAATATTGCAGAAAAAGTTGCTTGTGTAATTGAAGAATTTGGTTTGCCTGACAAGGTATTCTCTGTTACTCTTGACAATGCTTCTTCCAATGTTAAGACTATAGAAACATTGACacctatgtttgctggttatCTGGGTTTTGAACCTGCACCTACACCTTCAGATCCTAATAAGGTTAAGTATCATCTTGTGCATCAATGTTGTGCTTGCCATATTATTAATCTGATAGTAAAATCTGGCTTAAAAAGGTTCAAACCTTACACTGAGAATTTCAGAACTGCTATTAACTTTTTGAATTCATCTAATCAAAGGATTGCTTTGTTCAAGAACTTTTACAttgctaagggtgttagacctagaaagtttggtttggatatggatgttagatggaatgctatatatcttatgcttaaacaccTGCTTCCATATAATGatgttttttctgtgttcattaattccaaCTATGGCTCAACGTTGTTAACTGCAGGTCATTGGTATATTGCTGATAAAATACTTGAATTCCTGGAAGTTTTTTATGACTCCACAGTCACTCTTTCTGatgtttactatccaactagtccacttattCTGCACCATCTGCTAGATATTATAACTCATTTGCATGAAAGTTCAAAGGATCAGAATTTGTTTTCTATTgtctatcctatgaagcttaaataccTAAAATACTGGAAGGACATACCTCTGTTGTATTCATTTGCAtttattcttgatcctagaggtaAAATGAGAGGTTTCTTTAATGTTCTTATCATAATGCAACAAAAAACTGGTTTTGACTACAGTTCTTATTATGGTATTGTGAAAACTGAAATTTTTAAGTTGTTTAACAAGTATGAAgaaaagtttggtgcagctaggtctcaaaggagGGCTGCACAACCTGCAAGCATCACAGGTAAGAGGAAGCAAGCATGGGGAAGAATTTTTGGAGGCCCTGGAGCATCTGGTGTTGTTGGACCTTCCCCTGTCTCTGCTCCCAGTCCTTCTTTATCTACTTCTGCTGCTGCTTGTGAGCTATCTGCTTAtctggacagtgacaatgtcactgcatatgaggatgactttgatctacttctctggtggcgtgaccataAGCTAACATATCCAGTGCTTTCTATCATGGCTAGAGACATTATGTCAGTTCCTGTTTCAACAGTGTCTTCAGAATCTTATTTCAGCTTGACAGGAAAAATACTTGAGGAGCGACGCCGTCGACTATTGCCTGAACATGTGGAGATGCTTGCTTGCATAAAAGATTGGGAGCTGGGTGAAAGAAGACTACAACATGATGTTGTCAACCAAGAACTGGTAGACTCCTTCGAGCAtctctatcttgatgaagatgcatctacttCTGGGGCTCCTTCTACTAGCACATCTGCATCTGTGGCTTCTACATCTGGTGGTTCTTGA
- the LOC136518545 gene encoding BRCA1-associated RING domain protein 1-like isoform X2, whose product MRGKRKINSPTQPGFKQNTDASPLKGQILKAVADAGGLPSPDSKQSKIGAGGPNKRSRRESNVSRKRVLSQDVGCATELKRLPTPINLFEDECVFCHSFRTTESFHGPMVRYLNGRVLSIDEGNSSNAIYVHKECIEWAPKVWFDGDVVMNLESEIRRASGLRCRRCGLLGAALGCYEKHCRKSYHVPCAVQIIDCRWDAKGHVLCPEHVSKTLPCDKLRTHRKENYSSSLRQSHCSCKEEPFTNFEEEGQQSHLHNTTSSFSPVGKCADKEGNLYVRHRETQQTDQLNTSNTSSFPQSQPSHKEGISPNSSRGGKQMDQLNSMSFCLPGSLYTKKEENFDNHQRKNQQTAQLNISNPFYLPRSQDSQKEGISTNNSRDGQIDQLDTSSSSSLPLGQHSYDKATSKNRERDNQQTHECNTSNLSSPQSCHPAEGISIAFQGEETTADQPDTSNCPSDQLVLSGLSLSVSEKDFLQNFAYSTNATLMEEWSKDVTHVIVAKGAGSSCSRSFEVLMAILLGRWVVHFEWVAGCLGTTLPVPEAAYEVAFSMGSDRTIDGPKKGRMRAAEAAPNLFSGLCFCLSDYMNPDNRDRMRDLIATAEGRVLERRDLHLQLKNPDDSSVKPYFIYDVDAPAEFSSSTLHKEMEEVREQAAAGAQVICHLKVLDAIAAYDAEILNVKDSFTS is encoded by the exons ATGCGTGGTAAAAGAAAAATCAACTCTCCAACTCAACCCGGATTCAAACAG AACACAGATGCATCACCGTTGAAAGGTCAAATCTTAAAAGCTGTGGCAGATGCAGGGGGATTACCATCCCCTGACAGTAAGCAAAGCAAAATAGGAGCCGGAGGACCTAATAAGCGCTCACGAAGAGAAAGCAACGTGTCAAGAAAACGTGTCTTGTCCCAAGACGTTGGATGTGCTACTGAGTTGAAGAGATTGCCAACTCCAATCAATTTGTTTGAAGACGAATGTGTTTTTTGTCATTCATTTAGAACGACCGAG TCGTTTCATGGTCCGATGGTACGTTATCTAAACGGAAGAGTTTTGTCCATTGACGAGGGCAACTCATCAAATGCCATCTATGTCCATAAGGAATGCATCGAGTG GGCTCCTAAAGTATGGTTTGATGGTGACGTTGTTATGAACTTGGAGTCAGAAATTAGACGTGCTTCAGGACTGAGATGCAGAAGATGTGGACTCCTGGGAGCAGCCCTTGGTTGTTATGAGAAGCACTGCAGGAAGAGTTATCACGTTCCATGTGCAGTTCAGATAATTGATTGCCGCTGGGAT GCTAAAGGCCATGTGTTGTGCCCTGAACATGTTTCAAAGACTCTACCGTGTGATAAGCTGCGGACACATAGAAAGGAGAATTACAGTTCTTCCCTGCGTCAAAG CCATTGTTCATGCAAAGAAGAACCTTTCACCAATTTCGAAGAGGAAGGTCAGCAATCTCATTTGCATAACACCACAAGTTCTTTCTCGCCTGTAGG CAAATGTGCAGATAAGGAAGGAAATCTTTATGTTCGTCATAGGGAAACTCAACAAACTGATCAGCTTAACACTTCAAATACTTCCTCGTTCCCACAGAG CCAACCTTCTCACAAAGAAGGAATTTCTCCCAATAGCTCAAGGGGTGGCAAACAAATGGATCAGCTTAACTCCATGAGTTTTTGCTTGCCTGGCAG CCTGTATACAAAAAAGGAAGAAAATTTTGACAATCATCAAAGGAAAAATCAACAAACTGCGCAGCTTAACATTTCAAATCCTTTCTATTTGCCTCGGAG CCAAGATTCTCAAAAAGAAGGAATTTCCACCAATAACTCAAGGGATGGACAAATAGATCAGCTTGACACCTCAAGTTCTTCTTCCTTGCCACTAGG CCAACATTCATACGACAAAGCAACTTCTAAGAATCGTGAAAGGGATAATCAACAAACACATGAGTGTAACACCTCGAATTTATCCTCCCCTCAGAG CTGTCATCCAGCCGAAGGAATTTCTATTGCTTTCCAAGGGGAAGAAACAACTGCAGATCAGCCTGACACATCGAACTGCCCTTCTGATCAGTTGGTTTTGTCTGGCTTGTCATTAAGTGTGTCGGAGAAG GATTTCTTGCAAAACTTTGCGTATTCGACCAACGCGACGCTGATGGAAGAGTGGTCAAAAGATGTGACCCATGTCATTGTGGCGAAAGGTGCTGGCAGCTCATGCAGCAGATCCTTTGAAGTCCTCATGGCCATACTGCTTGGGAGATGGGTTGTCCATTTTGAAT GGGTTGCGGGCTGCTTGGGGACGACACTTCCAGTTCCAGAAGCTGCTTACGAGGTAGCATTCAGCATGGGTTCAGACAGAACAATCGACGGACCGAAGAAGGGAAGAATGCGAGCAGCTGAAGCG GCACCAAATCTGTTTTCAGGACTGTGTTTCTGCCTGAGTGACTACATGAACCCTGACAACAGAGACCGCATGCGAGACCTCATAGCCACAGCTGAAGGGCGGGTGCTGGAGAGACGCGACCTTCACTTGCAACTAAAAAACCCTGATGACTCTTCGGTGAAGCCGTACTTCATCTACGACGTCGATGCGCCCGCAGAATTCAGCTCGAGCACGCTGCACAAGGAGATGGAGGAGGTGAGAGAGCAAGCGGCGGCGGGGGCACAGGTGATCTGCCACCTCAAGGTGTTGGATGCCATCGCGGCTTATGACGCTGAGATTCTGAACGTGAAGGACAGCTTCACGTCTTGA
- the LOC136518545 gene encoding BRCA1-associated RING domain protein 1-like isoform X1, which produces MRGKRKINSPTQPGFKQNTDASPLKGQILKAVADAGGLPSPDSKQSKIGAGGPNKRSRRESNVSRKRVLSQDVGCATELKRLPTPINLFEDECVFCHSFRTTESFHGPMVRYLNGRVLSIDEGNSSNAIYVHKECIEWAPKVWFDGDVVMNLESEIRRASGLRCRRCGLLGAALGCYEKHCRKSYHVPCAVQIIDCRWDVAKGHVLCPEHVSKTLPCDKLRTHRKENYSSSLRQSHCSCKEEPFTNFEEEGQQSHLHNTTSSFSPVGKCADKEGNLYVRHRETQQTDQLNTSNTSSFPQSQPSHKEGISPNSSRGGKQMDQLNSMSFCLPGSLYTKKEENFDNHQRKNQQTAQLNISNPFYLPRSQDSQKEGISTNNSRDGQIDQLDTSSSSSLPLGQHSYDKATSKNRERDNQQTHECNTSNLSSPQSCHPAEGISIAFQGEETTADQPDTSNCPSDQLVLSGLSLSVSEKDFLQNFAYSTNATLMEEWSKDVTHVIVAKGAGSSCSRSFEVLMAILLGRWVVHFEWVAGCLGTTLPVPEAAYEVAFSMGSDRTIDGPKKGRMRAAEAAPNLFSGLCFCLSDYMNPDNRDRMRDLIATAEGRVLERRDLHLQLKNPDDSSVKPYFIYDVDAPAEFSSSTLHKEMEEVREQAAAGAQVICHLKVLDAIAAYDAEILNVKDSFTS; this is translated from the exons ATGCGTGGTAAAAGAAAAATCAACTCTCCAACTCAACCCGGATTCAAACAG AACACAGATGCATCACCGTTGAAAGGTCAAATCTTAAAAGCTGTGGCAGATGCAGGGGGATTACCATCCCCTGACAGTAAGCAAAGCAAAATAGGAGCCGGAGGACCTAATAAGCGCTCACGAAGAGAAAGCAACGTGTCAAGAAAACGTGTCTTGTCCCAAGACGTTGGATGTGCTACTGAGTTGAAGAGATTGCCAACTCCAATCAATTTGTTTGAAGACGAATGTGTTTTTTGTCATTCATTTAGAACGACCGAG TCGTTTCATGGTCCGATGGTACGTTATCTAAACGGAAGAGTTTTGTCCATTGACGAGGGCAACTCATCAAATGCCATCTATGTCCATAAGGAATGCATCGAGTG GGCTCCTAAAGTATGGTTTGATGGTGACGTTGTTATGAACTTGGAGTCAGAAATTAGACGTGCTTCAGGACTGAGATGCAGAAGATGTGGACTCCTGGGAGCAGCCCTTGGTTGTTATGAGAAGCACTGCAGGAAGAGTTATCACGTTCCATGTGCAGTTCAGATAATTGATTGCCGCTGGGATGTT GCTAAAGGCCATGTGTTGTGCCCTGAACATGTTTCAAAGACTCTACCGTGTGATAAGCTGCGGACACATAGAAAGGAGAATTACAGTTCTTCCCTGCGTCAAAG CCATTGTTCATGCAAAGAAGAACCTTTCACCAATTTCGAAGAGGAAGGTCAGCAATCTCATTTGCATAACACCACAAGTTCTTTCTCGCCTGTAGG CAAATGTGCAGATAAGGAAGGAAATCTTTATGTTCGTCATAGGGAAACTCAACAAACTGATCAGCTTAACACTTCAAATACTTCCTCGTTCCCACAGAG CCAACCTTCTCACAAAGAAGGAATTTCTCCCAATAGCTCAAGGGGTGGCAAACAAATGGATCAGCTTAACTCCATGAGTTTTTGCTTGCCTGGCAG CCTGTATACAAAAAAGGAAGAAAATTTTGACAATCATCAAAGGAAAAATCAACAAACTGCGCAGCTTAACATTTCAAATCCTTTCTATTTGCCTCGGAG CCAAGATTCTCAAAAAGAAGGAATTTCCACCAATAACTCAAGGGATGGACAAATAGATCAGCTTGACACCTCAAGTTCTTCTTCCTTGCCACTAGG CCAACATTCATACGACAAAGCAACTTCTAAGAATCGTGAAAGGGATAATCAACAAACACATGAGTGTAACACCTCGAATTTATCCTCCCCTCAGAG CTGTCATCCAGCCGAAGGAATTTCTATTGCTTTCCAAGGGGAAGAAACAACTGCAGATCAGCCTGACACATCGAACTGCCCTTCTGATCAGTTGGTTTTGTCTGGCTTGTCATTAAGTGTGTCGGAGAAG GATTTCTTGCAAAACTTTGCGTATTCGACCAACGCGACGCTGATGGAAGAGTGGTCAAAAGATGTGACCCATGTCATTGTGGCGAAAGGTGCTGGCAGCTCATGCAGCAGATCCTTTGAAGTCCTCATGGCCATACTGCTTGGGAGATGGGTTGTCCATTTTGAAT GGGTTGCGGGCTGCTTGGGGACGACACTTCCAGTTCCAGAAGCTGCTTACGAGGTAGCATTCAGCATGGGTTCAGACAGAACAATCGACGGACCGAAGAAGGGAAGAATGCGAGCAGCTGAAGCG GCACCAAATCTGTTTTCAGGACTGTGTTTCTGCCTGAGTGACTACATGAACCCTGACAACAGAGACCGCATGCGAGACCTCATAGCCACAGCTGAAGGGCGGGTGCTGGAGAGACGCGACCTTCACTTGCAACTAAAAAACCCTGATGACTCTTCGGTGAAGCCGTACTTCATCTACGACGTCGATGCGCCCGCAGAATTCAGCTCGAGCACGCTGCACAAGGAGATGGAGGAGGTGAGAGAGCAAGCGGCGGCGGGGGCACAGGTGATCTGCCACCTCAAGGTGTTGGATGCCATCGCGGCTTATGACGCTGAGATTCTGAACGTGAAGGACAGCTTCACGTCTTGA
- the LOC136518545 gene encoding uncharacterized protein isoform X3, which produces MLLKAMCCALNMFQRLYRVISCGHIERRITVLPCVKAIVHAKKNLSPISKRKVSNLICITPQVLSRLKCADKEGNLYVRHRETQQTDQLNTSNTSSFPQSQPSHKEGISPNSSRGGKQMDQLNSMSFCLPGSLYTKKEENFDNHQRKNQQTAQLNISNPFYLPRSQDSQKEGISTNNSRDGQIDQLDTSSSSSLPLGQHSYDKATSKNRERDNQQTHECNTSNLSSPQSCHPAEGISIAFQGEETTADQPDTSNCPSDQLVLSGLSLSVSEKDFLQNFAYSTNATLMEEWSKDVTHVIVAKGAGSSCSRSFEVLMAILLGRWVVHFEWVAGCLGTTLPVPEAAYEVAFSMGSDRTIDGPKKGRMRAAEAAPNLFSGLCFCLSDYMNPDNRDRMRDLIATAEGRVLERRDLHLQLKNPDDSSVKPYFIYDVDAPAEFSSSTLHKEMEEVREQAAAGAQVICHLKVLDAIAAYDAEILNVKDSFTS; this is translated from the exons ATGTT GCTAAAGGCCATGTGTTGTGCCCTGAACATGTTTCAAAGACTCTACCGTGTGATAAGCTGCGGACACATAGAAAGGAGAATTACAGTTCTTCCCTGCGTCAAAG CCATTGTTCATGCAAAGAAGAACCTTTCACCAATTTCGAAGAGGAAGGTCAGCAATCTCATTTGCATAACACCACAAGTTCTTTCTCGCCT CAAATGTGCAGATAAGGAAGGAAATCTTTATGTTCGTCATAGGGAAACTCAACAAACTGATCAGCTTAACACTTCAAATACTTCCTCGTTCCCACAGAG CCAACCTTCTCACAAAGAAGGAATTTCTCCCAATAGCTCAAGGGGTGGCAAACAAATGGATCAGCTTAACTCCATGAGTTTTTGCTTGCCTGGCAG CCTGTATACAAAAAAGGAAGAAAATTTTGACAATCATCAAAGGAAAAATCAACAAACTGCGCAGCTTAACATTTCAAATCCTTTCTATTTGCCTCGGAG CCAAGATTCTCAAAAAGAAGGAATTTCCACCAATAACTCAAGGGATGGACAAATAGATCAGCTTGACACCTCAAGTTCTTCTTCCTTGCCACTAGG CCAACATTCATACGACAAAGCAACTTCTAAGAATCGTGAAAGGGATAATCAACAAACACATGAGTGTAACACCTCGAATTTATCCTCCCCTCAGAG CTGTCATCCAGCCGAAGGAATTTCTATTGCTTTCCAAGGGGAAGAAACAACTGCAGATCAGCCTGACACATCGAACTGCCCTTCTGATCAGTTGGTTTTGTCTGGCTTGTCATTAAGTGTGTCGGAGAAG GATTTCTTGCAAAACTTTGCGTATTCGACCAACGCGACGCTGATGGAAGAGTGGTCAAAAGATGTGACCCATGTCATTGTGGCGAAAGGTGCTGGCAGCTCATGCAGCAGATCCTTTGAAGTCCTCATGGCCATACTGCTTGGGAGATGGGTTGTCCATTTTGAAT GGGTTGCGGGCTGCTTGGGGACGACACTTCCAGTTCCAGAAGCTGCTTACGAGGTAGCATTCAGCATGGGTTCAGACAGAACAATCGACGGACCGAAGAAGGGAAGAATGCGAGCAGCTGAAGCG GCACCAAATCTGTTTTCAGGACTGTGTTTCTGCCTGAGTGACTACATGAACCCTGACAACAGAGACCGCATGCGAGACCTCATAGCCACAGCTGAAGGGCGGGTGCTGGAGAGACGCGACCTTCACTTGCAACTAAAAAACCCTGATGACTCTTCGGTGAAGCCGTACTTCATCTACGACGTCGATGCGCCCGCAGAATTCAGCTCGAGCACGCTGCACAAGGAGATGGAGGAGGTGAGAGAGCAAGCGGCGGCGGGGGCACAGGTGATCTGCCACCTCAAGGTGTTGGATGCCATCGCGGCTTATGACGCTGAGATTCTGAACGTGAAGGACAGCTTCACGTCTTGA